A window of Halobellus sp. LT62 contains these coding sequences:
- a CDS encoding hemolysin family protein, giving the protein MVELISIGGLLLAFFLVVMNGVFVAAEFAFVKIRPTRVAALVDRGKPGAGLVQDAIENLDGYLAVSQLGITLSSLGLGWIGEPAVAALIEPVLGQLLPAGVIHLVAFALGFGFITFLHVVFGELAPKTFAIQEAERVALLVAPLMKFFYYLFLPGLIVFNGTANYFTSLVGVSPASESEETHSEEEILMILTRSEETGHVDLDEVEMIESVFELGDTLAREIMVPRPDVETVSASMALSDLRAVAASGTYTRYIVLDEAGDKPVGFVHAKDILRASENEVDRDSVTARDLARDVLVVPETRRIDAILAEFQTHGGGQIAVVIDEWGVFEGIVTIEDILEEIVGDIRDEFDTAPQGPAIEQRDDGTYVVDGGVPVQEVNERLGATFEVDGVETIGGFVFSQLGREPEIGDRVEQQGYVLRVDAIDDARIERLVIQPPETPQTETTTR; this is encoded by the coding sequence ATGGTCGAGTTGATCTCTATTGGTGGGCTGTTGCTCGCCTTCTTCCTCGTCGTGATGAACGGGGTGTTCGTCGCCGCCGAATTCGCGTTCGTGAAAATCCGGCCGACCCGGGTGGCTGCGCTCGTCGACCGCGGGAAACCCGGTGCGGGGCTGGTACAGGACGCAATCGAGAACCTCGACGGCTATCTCGCCGTCAGCCAGCTCGGGATTACGCTCTCCTCACTCGGCCTCGGATGGATCGGTGAACCGGCTGTCGCAGCGCTCATCGAACCGGTTCTCGGGCAACTGCTGCCCGCCGGCGTGATTCATCTCGTTGCGTTCGCGCTGGGATTCGGCTTCATCACGTTCCTCCACGTCGTGTTCGGGGAACTCGCACCCAAGACCTTCGCCATCCAAGAGGCCGAGCGCGTGGCGCTCCTCGTTGCGCCGCTGATGAAATTCTTCTATTACCTGTTCTTGCCCGGCCTCATCGTCTTCAACGGCACCGCCAACTACTTCACCAGCCTCGTCGGCGTCTCGCCGGCGTCCGAGAGCGAGGAAACCCACTCCGAAGAAGAGATCCTGATGATCCTCACGCGCTCGGAGGAGACGGGACACGTCGACCTCGACGAGGTCGAGATGATCGAGAGCGTCTTCGAGCTCGGCGACACGCTCGCCCGCGAGATTATGGTGCCGCGCCCCGACGTCGAAACCGTGTCCGCCTCGATGGCGCTTTCAGACCTTCGCGCGGTCGCCGCCAGCGGAACCTACACTCGCTACATCGTCCTCGACGAAGCCGGGGACAAGCCAGTCGGGTTCGTTCACGCGAAGGACATCCTTCGGGCGAGCGAAAACGAAGTCGATCGCGACTCAGTCACCGCACGTGACCTCGCACGGGACGTTCTGGTAGTCCCGGAGACGCGACGGATCGACGCGATTCTCGCCGAGTTTCAGACGCACGGAGGCGGGCAGATCGCTGTTGTCATCGACGAATGGGGCGTTTTCGAGGGGATCGTAACCATCGAGGACATCCTCGAGGAGATCGTCGGCGACATCAGAGACGAATTCGACACGGCACCGCAGGGCCCCGCTATCGAGCAACGAGACGACGGAACGTACGTCGTCGACGGCGGCGTCCCAGTCCAAGAGGTGAACGAACGTCTCGGCGCTACGTTCGAGGTCGACGGGGTCGAGACGATCGGCGGATTCGTCTTTAGTCAACTCGGACGAGAGCCGGAGATCGGTGACCGAGTCGAACAGCAGGGGTACGTCCTTCGCGTCGATGCCATCGATGACGCACGAATCGAACGGCTGGTGATTCAGCCACCTGAGACGCCTCAGACGGAAACCACTACGAGATGA
- a CDS encoding DUF7120 family protein, which produces MPIVEVTLPDELLSEFEQLVDEEFVTEEQAVEELLTMGIDAYNVDIVDDSEPGDDFMQGAENNLFDTASDPGDLDDDRL; this is translated from the coding sequence ATGCCAATCGTCGAAGTCACGCTGCCCGACGAACTCCTCAGCGAGTTCGAACAGCTAGTCGATGAAGAGTTCGTCACCGAAGAGCAGGCCGTCGAGGAGCTCCTCACGATGGGAATCGATGCCTACAACGTCGATATCGTCGACGACAGCGAGCCCGGCGACGACTTTATGCAGGGTGCGGAAAACAACCTCTTCGACACGGCGTCCGATCCCGGCGATCTCGACGACGACCGACTGTGA